The segment GCAAGCTCTTCGGCACTGCAACGATTCGAAAAGAAATCGAAGAACGAAGCCGTCGTCGCGGGAAAGCAACCGTTGACAATACGGACTCCATTTTTGCGATTGATGTCGAGACAGGCGATCTGCTCTGGAAGTACCAGGGGCACAACATCACTCACCATACAATCGCCCATGGACCAGATCATGTTTACTTTATCGACAGTCATTTGACTGCCGAACAGCGAGCGGAACTGCTTCGGGAGGACAAATCAAAATACAAAGATCTTTCGCCCGAAGAACTAGAGCAGGCAGAAAAAGAAATCAAGGAAATCGACGCCCGACTGGCGGTTGCTATTGAAGCCAACAGTGGCGACGTCGCCTGGGAAGTCGCCGTGGATGTGACCGACTGCAGCGACATCGGAACCGGCGGTGGCAAACTGACTTTAATGTTCCAGAACAATATGCTGATCCTGTGTGGAGCGAACGCGAACGGACACTACTGGAAACAGTTTATGGAGGGAGAGTTTTCAAAACGGAGATTGGTCGCCCTTTCCTCCATTGATGGGGAAAAAGTCTGGGCCAAAGATGCCAACTATCGGCACCGTCCCATCATCGTCGAAGACCAGTTAATCGCGGAACCCTGGTCGTACGACCTCTACAGCGGTGAGCAGAAAATGCGGGAAGACCCAATCACGGGTGAAGCTGTTCCGTGGAGTCTCATGCGGTCCGGACACCACTGCGGGATGATCACCGGATGCCCCGACATGCTGATGTTCCGTTCGGGTTTCACCAGCTTCTTCGATCTGAAGGAAGATGGCGGAACGCAACATTTCGCCGGGCATCGCATCGGGTGTTGGATCAACGCCATCCCGGCTAACGGATTGGTCATGGTTCCCGAATCGAGTGCCGGTTGTGTCTGTTTGTTCTCACTCGCCTCTACAATTACCCTTGAACCACGTGAGGATGCTCCGCGCTCTCCATGGACTATCTACAGTCTTGTGGGAGAGCACTTGCCCGTTAAACAGATGCACCTGAATCTTGGAGCCCCGGGGGATCGTCAGGATGCAACCGGCACTGTCTGGCTAGGCTATCCTCGTCCTCGCCCCAGTAGAGAAACGAGTCTCGATTACGAACTCGATCTGTCCGACAAGTTTGCTGAGTCTGGTAAGTATGAAGACTTCAACCCGGAGTTCCTGGAAATTAAGGCTGACGAACCCAAATGGTTATACGCCTCGTACGGAACGGGCCTGACTTCCTGTACGCTGCCCCTGTTACGAGAAGAAGATGCTCCACGGACTTACTCCGTAAAGTTACATTTCGCAACTCCTTCCATCACCGATACCGCTGAGAAAGTCGTCTTCGACGTGAAGGTGAACGGAGAAGTTTCCTTAGCGAATGCAGAGCTGGAGCCGTCATCTCAATCGGAATTGGTCACGGGAACAGTTATCGAGATTCCCAATGTGATGATCACTAGAGATTTGCAACTTGAACTCGTTCCGCAATCGGCAGAACAGGCGAAGAGCTTAAGGCTCTCTGCGATCGAAGTCATCGTTCAGGAGAAAACGGCTATCAACGAATAGAAGATCTGCCAGAGGGATACGGCATTACAGAGATTCGAAATTACATCGAGTAATAAATAAACAGAGCTTCGAGGAAAGTCCCCGAAGCTCTGTTTATTGTTGGTTCTGTAATTCTACTTGAGCGAAATCGCTTGGGCCAGGGGCTGTAACACCTGGCTGATCACAAACTCATCCATCAGTTCGTCTGATTTCTCTTTGAGCTCCAGCAACGTCTGTTCGTACGTTGTTCCGTGGTCGAGGCTGCCGTACTGGCGAATCGTGAAATAGACACTGATTTGTTCTTCAGGAAACTCTCCACGCCGCACCTGATAGGCGCTCGTTCGAGTTTCAATCATCAGCCGGGCCTGCCGTCGACAGTTCTCTTCCAAACTAAGAGTGAACGAGGGTTCAAAGTTTAGAACCTTCACTCCCGGAATTTCACGGACAGGATCAAATCGGGATCCCATTCCTAATGCCTCTGCGACGAGTTCATCATGGTTGCCCCGGTAGTTAAAATCAAACCCGGTCGTAAAATCGAGCGCTTCACAATCGAGTGGACTGACCGAGAGCATGTAAGGAATCAATTCCAGCACTAACGTGTGCTGCTCCATCGCCGCATCCACGTCAGTTGGATTGATGTACCCGCTACATATTCGGCGGCGTTCGATATTCAACCAGCGTTGATGCCCCTGGTCCTTATCTTCTTCCAGTACAAAGTCCGACGTCCCCTTCCCTTCGTGGTCGCGTGTGTAGAAATTGCGCATACTGGGATAAGTACGCTGAACACGTTCACAAAATCCGAGTACCGTATCCCGTCCCGCAGGAAGTTCCATCTCGGTATTCAGGATCATATTCGAATAAAAATCATCTGCGAGTGATCCATAAGGATGCATAGCTGGGACTTTCTTCTTCTGGTTCAGGAGAGCTAAAATCTATTTAACTGGAATCACTTCAGGGAGCACTCACCAGATCAATTTGTTCGCCGGAAATAATTGCTCACTTCGAAGGTTAACCCTGTGAGGGCTTTCCACTGGGAAAGGTGAGAATAAGCCAAATCGATTGTATAGTTCCCTTTCCGGCAGGTCAAAGTGGGTGTCAAATGGATGCTTCATTTGTGAAAAAAGTTCGCCCGGAATCACACCAATATTGAGATTAAAAAGGAGATCGCCAGCATGCTGAATTACAATGTCTTCGACACTGATCTGGGCTACTGGGGATTTGCTGGTCGGGATCACCAGGTACAGGCAGTCGTCATCGGCCATGAGACCGAACAATCGGCTGCTGACTCTCTGCTCGAAAAGGTCAATCGATACGAATTCGTAGAAGCGGAATTCGACGACTGGTACCCAGAACTCCGTCGTGATTTACAAAAATTTGCCGCTGGAGAGATGTGCTCCTTTGAGAAAGTGGACCTCCTCTTGCCGGAGAAGTTGACTCATTTCCAGCGGAAGGTACTGACTCAAACGCGACAGTTACAGTATGGTCAAACCATTACCTATCAGGACCTGGCCGAACGGGCGGGGCATCCGGGCGCGGCACGTGCCGTTGGCTCCGTGATGGCGAATAACCTGATTCCGATTCTAATTCCTTGTCATCGAGTTCTCGGAACGGGTCGCAAATTGGGCGGATTCTCTGCTCCTCAGGGAACATTGCTTAAACGAGATTTATTAAGAATGGAGGATCCTGCTCTGGCTGTTTTGTTATAATGCTGGAAACAGATCTCACTGTTAAAATGGAAAAGGATGCTTCAGTTTCGTTCCAAGAGGGCGATCGACTTCCTCTTTCCCATAATCAAACAGGAATCACCGCAAAGGGAAATGTGTGACTGATCAACATTTATGGGCCCCCTGGCGACACTCCTATATCACTAGCGATGAAGCCCCAGAACCGGTTTCGTCGGGCTGCTTCCTCTGCGATTATCTGCAGCAGCCTGAAGATCAGGATCGTTGCAACCTGATCCTGTCGCGAGGCGAACACTGCGTTGTTCTGCTGAATCGGTATCCCTACAACAACGGGCACCTGCTGGTCGCGCCACTCCGCCATCAATCGAAATTGTCGGGGCTCACCCCGGATGAGCATCTGGAATGCATGAATTTGCTTGTCCAGCTTTCGAATATCATATCTGAACAAATGAACGCCGACGGCTTTAATATCGGTTTGAATGTTGGTAAAGTGGCGGGAGCCGGACTACCCGCTCATCTCCACTGGCACCTCGTTCCCCGCTGGAATGGAGACAATAATTTCATGTCTGTCACTGCTGGCACAAAAGTCATATCGCAATCTTTAGACAGTTTGTATGAATTACTCAGCCGGAATCTGTCGGATTAACCTGACATCCATTTCAGTTTGCCGTTACGGAAACCTACTAATTCCGTATTCATTACTGTATCTGCAAATTGTCCCGTGGAAACGGTACCGAATGTTGTAGGATAAATAGTGACATCACACTCAGACAGGAGCCTCCAGCCTGGAAGAAATCTTTCAGTTGTGGGATTCCTGTTGAATTCGAAGAAGCAAACGGCAACATTTGAAATCAGCGGTACCGGAACCGATTCATACCTTAATTATTCATCATCAATTATTTTACGAAGCGTTCGCAGACTTATTCTCACCAGTTGGCGAAGCTTCAGGATTGGAACTTAAGTATGTTCCAAGTTGCAACGGAGTGGCTTACGTAAGATCCCCGTGTCTTATTCATATCTGAAACTCGCTTTTATACCGGATAATTCATGATACGTACGATTCTAGTAGTCAGTTACTTTTTGGTCAGCGTAGGCGCAATTGTCACATTCGTGAACAGCGGTGACCAAAGTGCAATGCCAAATGTTCTGACTGAACGACCCGTCATCTCGATCATCGGCTTGCTGCTAATGGTCATGTCCGTTGTTGCAGTCGATTTCATCTATCCACAAAAGAAAGTCTCGACGTTTTCGTCGGTTTACTTCGGCTTGCTGACCGGATTTCTGCTTTCTTATATATTGATGCTCGCACTACGACCTGCACTCGAAAATTCGGACTGGCAGGGAATTGTCACAATCATGGTGACATTAATGCTGTCCTACATGAGCATATCTCTATTGCTACAAACACGAGACGATTTTCGTTTCATCGTGCCTTATGTTGAATTCTCTCGAGAACTCAAGGGTTCTAAACCTTTGATCATCGACAGCAGTGCCCTGATTGATGGACGAATCTCGGACGTTCTTGAGACTAAAATTATTGATGCACAGCTTGTCGTTCCCGACTTCATTCTGCATGAAATTCAAAGCATTGCTGACAGCAGCGACAAAGGTCGCAGGACACGAGGTCGCCGCGGACTGGAGATTCTCACCAAGCTGCAGAAAGATTCCGAAGTCGACCTCCGAATGATGGAGACCGATAAACGGACGTATGACGGAGTTCCCGTCGATCAGAAGCTGGTGCTGCTCGGAAAAGACTTGGGTGGTCGCATCGTCACCAATGACTACAACCTGAACAAGGTGGCCGGCGTGCAAGGTGTGCAGACAATCAATCTGAACGATGTCGCCAATGCATTGAAACCTCGCTTCCTGCCGGGAGAACACATCCGCATCAAAGTCATCAAAGATGGCGAATCGCCGGGGCAAGGCGTTGGTTACCTGGACGATGGCACGATGGTTGTTTGCGAAAATTGCAGCGACAAGAAAGGTCGCGAAGTGGAAATCGCCGTCACCAGCGTACTGCAGTCTAGTGCCGGTCGCATGATCTTCGGCAAACCTTACGACGACCGCGAAGGTTCCGAACCAATTCCACCGGCCTGACAATCAGACAATCCCAAACGGGCGTTCTCCTTTGGAGCCGCCCGTTTTTTTACATCTTGTCCGTCGTCTGAATCCCCAGCAGTTCCAGTCCCTGCTGAAAGACGCGAGCCGTTAAATCGCAAAGCACAAGTCGGCTCAGTTTGATGGCCGGATCCTGTTCATTCTTAACGTGACAGTGGCCATAGAAAGCCGTAAAGGAATTCGCGGTCTCGAATAAATACGCCGTCAAGATATTAGGACGATAGTCAGAAACGACCGATTCAATGGTTTCCGCAAAACGGATCAACTGCAGCCCGAGGGCTCTTTCAGCTTCGTGTGTGAAAACCACAGTGGCGGTGTCGCTTCGCAGTTCAGATCGATCCGCACCCACTTCACGAAAGATTCCGCCGATTCGAGCATAGGCATATTGAATGTAAGTCGCCGTGTCTCCGGTCGTCGCCAGCATTTTCGTCCAGTTGAAGACGTAATCGCTTTCCCGGTTGTGGCGTAAATCTGCATATTTGATGGCGCCGATTCCCACTAGCTCCGCGACTTCCTGCCGGGTTGCGTTGTCCAGTTCTGGATTCGGTTTACTATCGTCCCCAGCGTCAACTATCTGGCGGGCCCGTTGAATCGATTCGTCGATCAGGCTTTCCAAACCCACTGTATCGCCAGATCGAGTTTTGAATGGTTTCTTATCATCGCCCAGGACTGTCCCGAAACTGATATGCCGTAAATCGATTTTATCAAAACCCCACTTGTCTGCTGTTTCAAACAGAAGTTTGAAATGCTCTCCCTGTCGAGCGTCGACGACATAGAGAATGCTGTCCGCCTTGAGTTCTTCTACACGATATTTGATCGTCGCCAGATCGGTGGTCGCGTAGGTATAGGCTCCGTCTGTCTTCTGCACGATGAACGGGGCTTCGTTTCCTTCATGAAAGACACAGATCGCTCCCTGACTTTCCTGGGCGAGCCCCTTCCGTTCCAAATCGGAGACGACATTCCCCAGGAAAGGTTGAAAATAACTTTCTCCAAGAATCATGTCGAACTTCACATCAAGACGCTCATAGACTTCTTCAATCGCCGCGATGCAGAGAGGCAAGAATTGATTCCACAATTTCAGGTTTTCGACATCCCCTTTATGAAGTTTCGCCGTCTCTTCTCTCGCCAGTCGGGCGATATCGGGATGTGCATTTGCCTGAGCAGCTAATTCTGGAGAGCCATTCACTACGGCGATTTTCTCTTCTGCCGAGAGCAAATTCTCCTTCAAAGAAGCGAGATCATTTTTCAGTTTGCCTAGTGCTTTTCGCTGCTGCTTGTCTTTCGGATCGATTTTCACTTCCAAATCAGTCAATTGCTGAGCTGTCGCTTCGATCTTTGATTTGAGCTCGGGCACTTTCGCAACCAGCTGATGATATTCCGACAGTTGATTGACTAGTTTGTATAAGCGGGCCAGTTCCTGGACTGAAGCCTGCTTGAAGCTTTCTTCGTTCAGAAAATTCTTGTAACCGAAGATGATCATCCCGAACTGCGTACCCCAGTCACCCAGGTGATTATCACCATAAACTTGGTGCCCCAGAAAGTTCAGAATTCGACAGATGGTATTTCCGATGACCGTACTTCGCAGATGGCCAACGTGCATCGGCTTGGCGACATTTGGAGCCGAATAGTCAACGATGATCGTCTCCGGTTTTTCAGCTTTGGGTATGGAAAGCCGTTCGTCCTGCTGCATTTCACCGAGTCGTGAAATGAGCCACTCAGAATTGAATTTGAAATTGATAAATCCAGGACCAGCGACGTTGACCGATTCGCAGATTCCCTCCAGCTGAAGTTTTTCAACAAACTCATCCGCCAGTTCGCGTGGGTTTTTGCCGAGCTTCTTAGCCAGCGGCATCGCGAAGTTGGCCTGAAAATCGCCGAACTTCGTATCTTGAGCGGGCCTTACCATCTCCAGAAAGGGCGTGGGGTCTTCGACATATTCCTGGAACAGGGGACTCAATTGTTCGCGAATGACAGCCAGGGGATGCATGGGAACGAGGACCTTCTAAAGAATCGATCAGTGGAGAGGCAGGTAGAGACATCGAGATGCAACGATGGCGACGCGTTTGCGAACGACAACCCACAGTATTCCCAAACTCAGCCCAAGAGGAATTGGGGCAGCAGCCTATCGCGTGAAAATATGGGAAAGAACAGCAGTTGCGGTCCAAAATCGAACAGGTTTATTCCGCTTCTTCAGTCTTCCAGTCGACCAGCTTGGCATCTGCCCATAATCCTTCCAGATTATACATCTCGCGAGCCTCACTGCTAAACAGATGCAGGACGATGTCTCCGTAGTCGTTCAGGACCCAGACATTCGAATCGCGACCTTCCATCCCAATTCGTCCATTTCCGGTCTGCTCCAGAACACGATCGGACTCATCTGCCGCTGCACGCATCTGGCGCGGTGTGATTCCCGTCCCTAAGACGAAGAAGTCAACGATCGGAGTTACTGTAGACATATCCAGCACTACAACATCCTTGCACTTGTACTCATCCGCAACTCGTGCGCAGCGAATTGCGTTTTTTCGGCTCTCGCGTAATTGCTCCTCTCGCGAGTGGTCCATTTCAGGCTGACTAATTTCTGTGTCTCCGTTGGTAGTTTGCATTCGATTAACTTTGTTTGGTAACACCCGCGCGAACCTATTGCTGGCCCCGAAACCTGTCGGAGTCTTTTTCCACGTTAGTCGCAGCGAGGGAGTGTACACCCGAATTGGGGTGCTGGTTATCAGGATATCAATATAAAAAGCCGGAAGCGACGTCACTCCCGGCTTTTTAAGCAGAACTGAGGGAACTCTTCGATTCGGAGCCCCCTCAGGGTCTGTTTTCTCAGTAATTCATTAAAACGACTTAGAAAATCGACAGGGAGTACTGCACGATGAAGCCAGCAGCAATGACGGATACGATGCTCATCAGCTTGATCAAAATGTTCAGGCTGGGGCCGCTGGTATCCTTGAAGGGGTCTCCAACGGTATCACCAACGACGGCCGCTTTATGAGCTTCAGTTCCTTTACCTCCGTGGGCACCCGCTTCGATGTACTTCTTGGCGTTATCCCACGCACCGCCGGAATTCGCCATCATAATTGCGACTGCAAACCCTGAGGTCAAGCCCCCCACCAGCATCCCCATCACGCCGCCTACACCCAGAACAAGCCCCACCAGAATGGGCGTAACGAGACCCAACAATGCGGGAATAATCATTTCCCGCTGAGCGGCAGCCGTACTGATAGCGACACAGGCAGCGTAATCGGGTTCGGCTTCTCCCTCCATAATTCCTTTGATTTCGCGGAACTGCCGCCGGACTTCCTCGACCATATCACTGGCCGAACGCCCCACCGCCTTCATAGTCAGTGAGCAGAACACGAACGTGAGCAGCACCCCCATAAAGACACCAGCCAACACTTTGGGACTCATTAAGTTCGCATCGTAGAACCGGACGAAATCAGGCATATTGGCCGTTACCACTGCAATCGCTTTGTCTCTGTTGATCAATTGCTCCAGGTCGATGGGCACCTTCGTTCCGTAGTCCGCCTCGTGAAATGCCTTCAGTCCCCCGTCATCTTCGAGCGCAATCCCAGCTGGGAAAATCAGGTAGGACCGAGCGGTCTCCTCATCTCCAATTCGTACCCCGGCGATTCCTCTCCCGATTTTGGTCGCCTCCGCCTCCGCAAGAGAAACTGATTGGATAATTTCCGTTTCTTCGCTGGTCACCCATTGATCAATTCCGACCCGCACCTGTTCAATATAGGCTGCCAGAAGTGCCAATGCGGTTAGTGCGGCTGAACCGATAGCGAATCCTTTCCCAATGGCCGCCGTTGTATTACCCAAACTGTCGAGTGCGTCGGTCCGTTCTCTCACGAGAGGTTCCTGATTACTCATTTCTGCGTTGCCACCCGCGTTATCGGCAATCGGTCCGTAGGCGTCAGTTGCCAGAGTAATTCCCAGCGTACTCAACATCCCCACAGCTGCGATGGAGACACCATACAGGCCCATTGTTACCAATTTGGGATCCTGAAAATCGAAGCCCGTACAAAAACCAAATGCAAGCAGAATGGCCGCACTGACAACAAAAATGGGGACCCAGACGCTGTAGAGCCCTTCAGAAACTCCAGCAATAATCAGTGTCGCCGGCCCCGTTCTTGATTGATCGGCGATTCGCTTAGTAGGGGCAAACTCGGCGCTGGTGCTGTACTCGGTCCAGCGTCCAATGAGTACTCCAGAGACTAACCCGGTGACGATGGCCCCAAAGACTCCCAGCATCGACCAACCCCCTGGAAGTCCCAAGGTATTATCGGGGTTCGACGGTAATACGAGCATCAGGGTCACAAGGATAAATGCAGCGATGGCGACGCCGATGCTGGCGAAATTACTCCCTTTCTCAAGCGACTTCATCAAGGTTGACTCCGACGCTCCTTCGTCGGCTTTAACCAGAAATACTCCGAAGATGGACAGGCCAATTCCTGCGGCAGCCAATACCAGCGGCAACATCAATAACATGGCTTGAATCAGCGGATCTCCCTGGTAAGCCGCGACCCCCAGTGCCGCACTCGCGAGAATACAACCGCAATAGGACTCGTACAGGTCGGCCCCCATGCCGGCGACGTCTCCGACATTATCACCCACATTGTCCGCAATGGTCGCCGGGTTTCGAGGGTCATCTTCCGGGATACCCGCTTCCACTTTCCCGACCAGGTCAGCTCCGACATCGGCCGCTTTAGTGAAGATCCCCCCGCCGACACGGGCAAAGAGAGCCTGACTGCTCGCCCCCATGCTGATCCCCAGGATGGATAGGGTCAGTTCTGCCATACTGAGGTCGAATCCCCAATAAAGCAGGGCGAACCAGAAACAGATATCAAATAGCGCCAAACCGACCACGACCAGCCCCATGACGGCACCGCTACGAAAAGCGACCTGCAGGGCATCGTTTAAAGAAGTCTTCGCTGCCTGAGTTGTTCGTGAACTGGCCATGGTGGCCGTTTTCATTCCAAACCAGCCAGCCAGCCCCGAGTAAATAGCCCCTGTCAGAAACGAGAAGGGAACCCAAACAGATTGAGTCCGCAGCCCGAAAGCCAAAAGAGCCAGCACGATAAACGTTGCCACAACAAAAATGGCAACGACGGAATATTGCCTTGTAAGATAAGCGCGGGCGCCAGCACGCACATGTTGGGCAATCGTGATCATTTTTTCATCGCCCTCATGCTGCAGCTTCATCCAACGATAAAATCGCAGAGCGAAGAAAAGCGAAGTGATGGCCGCTGCCATGCTGACCACCCAGCAAATGACCAAGGGGATCTGATTCACGGTCGTATCTCCCTCAGCGGCAAGCAGAGGAGAACTAGTCAGCAGTAGAGAAAACAGGGCGAGAATAAGGGAACGTAAACCTAACCTGCCTCGCCGAGAATTGATTCGTTGATTGGACTTCGTCGCTGATGGTGGTGTTAGGGGTGAGGAGCACACAATCTTGTGAGAAGATTGACAAACCTGTCGAGTCGCGAGCGAAAAGAAACTCATCCTGGGGATTCGCTTTCTCTTGAAATACTTTGAACTAGGGAAGCCACCAAAAATTGGTTTTAATATCAGCAGTTTGTGAAATCAGAAAAGAAGTTCAGTGAAGGAATGCTGCCCGGCGTGAACTGAATTCCGAAATTGGCACGGCAAACCTGCTGGAAACCTGAAATAACAAATGATGAAACGAGTTAAACCGACTGAAAATCAGAAAGTACACAGACAATTCAACATGAAGATGGGATTAGAGGCAAGAATAAGAACCAATGGACGGGAACACAGATCAATCAATAGGATTGCGAATCAGAATTGGACAACATCATTGACCAGGAGATAATTGACCAAGAGTGCCCCTGAATCCTCGACGTGAAATGGTGTATCTAGCCAGAGAAAGTGGTTAACGACTCCGTTAACGTTTTATCTACATTGAATCTATCGCTAGTAATGTTCTAGTGTCAACGACATCCACAACTTCAATCAATCAACATCTCGATTTTATCGAGATCCATATTTTGTGCTGGCGGATGGTCGTAAATGCTGATTCATGTATCTGATTTTATTCCTCCGCTCCGGCCGAGGGATTCAAGTATTCTTTCAACCGGCGAAGTGCTCTCAAGTGACGCATTCCAGCGGCCGCGGGACTTAACCCGAGCAATTTGGCGACTTCTTGATTATCCAACTGCTCAAAATGGCGCATGAGGATAATTTCACGGTCGGTCTCGTCGAGTTGATCAATTGCACTCAACAGCAGCCCTGTCATCTCGCGGCGCAGGTTCTCTGCAGCCGGAGTCAGTTGAGTGTCCTGGAGTTGGACCCCCAGATTTAACGAAGAATGTTCCACCCACTGAGGAGACAGCGGTTGCTCGCGATCTAGAGAGCGTCGCTGCGCTACTCGATGTCGCCGATGCATATCGATAATTCGATCCTGGGCCAGCTGACGGAGCCAGAGATGAAACGGCATGCCTGGGTTTTCAAAGTAGGCAGCCAATCGGCGATGGGCTTCCAGCAAGACATCCTGCACAATATCGGAAGCGTCGACCCTTTGAAGCAACCGACGATCCATCCGGAGTTCGATCATCCGTTTGACCGATTCGCGGTGGCGTTCCAATAGCTGATCGCGGGCCGAGGAGTCCCCTTGTTCAGCCGCTTTCAGGAATTTTCCCGTTTGTTCTGCTTCAGGCCACATATTATTACGATTCTGCTGGACGGCGGATTCTATCGTGATCCCAAAGCTCCGAGATTGTTATTCGTCTCGATAAGCTCACTTCATTCCAGTCTCGTCAGATCACAGTCAAATCGCAATCTCTGTTGGAACCTATTGCTGCACCCCTTTTGTTAATTCCATGAAGGCCGTTTCGAGGTTCACTTCTTCCTCACGGAACAGGTTCAATTTGAAACCGGCTTCAAACAGGACGGTTGGAATTTCGCTGTAATCCATTACGTTCGGCTTCAAAGTGACATTCAATTGCTCGCCAACCATATCAACTCGATCGACAATATCCAGTTGGCCTACCAAATTGGCTGCCCGTTCTGGTTCCTCAGTCACTCGCACATACAATAATGTCGCTTCTCGTGCCTTTTTCATGACCTCATGCACATAACCATCGACGATCAAGTTTCCCTTTTCGATCATTCCTACCCGCGTACAGACGTCCGCCAATTCGGGCAGAATGTGGGAACTGACGATTACCGTTTTGTCGAGCTCGCCGAGACGTTTCAGCAGGTTTCGCATTTCGATGCGGGCACGGGGGTCGAGACCACTCGCAGGTTCATCCAACAGAAGCACGGCAGGATCGTGAAGCAACGTGCGAGCAAGTCCAATACGCTGAGTCTGACCACGTGAGAGCTGATTGACCATTGCATCTCGCTTGAAACCCATATCAACCATCTCAAGTTTTTCTTCACAGATGCGTCGTCGCTCGGAGCTTTTGATGCGGTAAGTCGAGGCGAAGAATTCCAGGTATTCCATGACGGTCATATCATCATAAACACCAAAGAAGTCGGGCGTGTAACCGACAAGTCGACGAATTTCTTCCGAGTGCGTATAGATCGATTTGCCACAGACAT is part of the Polystyrenella longa genome and harbors:
- a CDS encoding ABC transporter ATP-binding protein produces the protein MIETRKLTKQYGNLFAVNQIDLKLEEGDVFGFIGPNGSGKTTTMRMIATLLEPDYGEAYVCGKSIYTHSEEIRRLVGYTPDFFGVYDDMTVMEYLEFFASTYRIKSSERRRICEEKLEMVDMGFKRDAMVNQLSRGQTQRIGLARTLLHDPAVLLLDEPASGLDPRARIEMRNLLKRLGELDKTVIVSSHILPELADVCTRVGMIEKGNLIVDGYVHEVMKKAREATLLYVRVTEEPERAANLVGQLDIVDRVDMVGEQLNVTLKPNVMDYSEIPTVLFEAGFKLNLFREEEVNLETAFMELTKGVQQ